Within the Thalassotalea ponticola genome, the region TAGCCATTACCGAATTCTTGCGCAAAGAGCGCGTGGTCTCAAGTTACTTAGAGTTCTTCGGTGACGGCGCTCGTCAGTTGACGATTGGTGATAGAGCGACAATCTCAAACATGACGCCAGAATTTGGCGCATCGGCAGGTATGTTCTATATCGACGAGCAGACCATAGATTATCTTAAGCTTACGGGGCGTGATCCAGAGCAAGTTGCCCTTGTTGAAAACTACGCTAAGCATACAGGGCTTTGGGCCGACTGCATGACTGAGGCGAGCTACGAGCGCGTGTTAGAGTTTGATTTATCGTCAGTTGTGCGCAATATGGCTGGTCCTTCGAATCCGCATCGTCGATTGCCAACCTCGGCACTGGCAGAGCGAGAAATTGCTGGTCAGTGGCAGCAACCCGATCTTGAAAACTGGCAAGGTAATATGCCTGATGGCGCGTGCATTATCGCCGCAATAACCAGTTGTACCAATACCTCTAATCCGCGCAACGTTATAGCCGCCGCCTTGCTGGCAAAGCGCGCCAATGAATTAGGCTTAGTGCGTAAACCGTGGGTTAAAACGTCATTTGCACCCGGTTCAAAGGTGATCAAACTCTATCTTGAAGAAGCCGGCTTATTGTCAGAGTTAGAGCAACTTGGCTTTGGTATCGTAGGTTATGCCTGTACGACGTGTAACGGTATGTCAGGGGCACTAGATCCGCAAATTCAACAAGAAGTGATTGAGCGTGACTTGTATTCAACCGCCGTATTGTCGGGTAATCGTAACTTCGATGGTCGTATTCATCCGTATGCTAAACAAGCATTTTTAGCGTCGCCACCTTTAGTGGTTGCTTATGCGATTGCCGGTACAGTGCGTTTTGACATTGAACAAGATGTGCTAGGGCAAGACGGCGAGGGCAATGATATTCGCCTTAAAGACTTATGGCCATCAGATGAAGAAATCGATGCCATTGTCAAGGCCGCAGTAAAGCCTGAGCAATTTAAGAAAATTTATCAGCCGATGTTTGAAATTCGCAATGTCGATAATGCGGAAAGTCCATTATATGACTGGCGCGAAATGAGTACCTATATTCGTCGTCCCCCTTATTGGCAAGGTGCTCTAGCAAGTGAGCGCACGATGAAAGGAATGCGTCCTCTGGCGGTATTAGGCGACAACATCACCACCGATCACCTGTCACCGTCGAATGCGATTTTGGCATCGAGTGCCGCCGGTGAGTATTTGGCAAAAATGGGTTTGCCAGAAGAAGATTTCAATTCGTATGCAACTCATCGCGGTGATCACCTAACGGCACAGCGAGCAACGTTTGCTAACCCGAAATTGCTCAACGAAATGGTGCGCAATGAGCAGGGTGAGGTAATTCAAGGTTCGCTTGCCCGTATTGAACCTGAAGGCACGCAAAGCAGAATGTGGGAAGCCATCGAGACGTATATGCAGCGCAAGCAACCTCTGTGTATTATAGCCGGTGCCGATTACGGACAAGGCTCTTCGCGAGATTGGGCGGCTAAAGGGGTACGCCTTGCTGGTGTTGAAACCATTGTCGCCGAGGGTTTTGAACGCATTCATCGCACCAATTTGGTTGGTATGGGCGTATTACCGCTTGAGTTTAACGCCGGTGATACCCGTCATACATACCGTATTGATGGCAGCGAAACGTTTGATGTGATCGGCACACCCGCACCAGGCGCGATGATGACGGTATTGATGACGCGCAAAAACGGTGAGGTGGTCGAAATCGGCGTGAAATGTCGCTTGGATACGGCAGAAGAAGTGTCGGTATACAATGCTGGTGGCGTTCTTCAAAAGTTTGCTCAAGACTTCTTAGAGTCTAACGCATAACAGATTGTTAGCGCTGTTTTGACTGAGAAAAAACGGCAGATTTCGTGGTTAGAAGTCAACTCAGTAACCGATAAATTAGAGAGCAGTAAATAAAGCTATTTACTGCTTTTTTATAACAAAAAAGGAGAGCGTAATGGCTCATATTCCGCAAGTGAAAATCCCAGCTACATACATGCGCGGTGGTACGTCAAAAGGGGTGTTCTTTAATGTAAGCGATTTACCTGAGCGTTGTCAGGTAGCGGGCGAGGCTCGAGATAAGTTGTTACTGAGGGTAATTGGTAGCCCAGACCCATACGGTAAACAAACCGATGGCATGGGCGGTGCCACCTCGAGTACCAGTAAAACCGTGATATTGTCAAAAACCGAAAAAGAGGATCACGACGTAGACTACCTATTTGGTCAAGTGGCGATTGATAAAGCATTTGTCGATTGGTCGGGAAATTGCGGTAATTTAACCGCAGCAGTGGGCAGCTTTGCAATTTACTCGGGGTTGGTCGACCGCGATCGAGTTCCTGACAATGGGGTGGCAACGGTACGCATTTGGCAAGCAAATATTGAAAAAACGATTATCGCCAAAGTACCGATGATAAACGGCGAAGTCCAAGAAACCGGCGATTTTGAGCTCGATGGCGTAACCTTTCCAGCAGCGGAAGTACCGGTAGAGTTTATCGCGCCAGTTGATCCAAGCGAAGCGATGTTTCCCACCGGAAATTTAGTTGATGAGTTGCACGTGCCAGGCGTTGCAACGTTAAATGCGACCATGATTAATGCGGGCATTCCAACCATTTTCTTAAACGCAGATGAGCTAGGTTATACGGGCACCGAACTGCAAGATGACATTAATTCGAGTAGTGAAATACTGGAACGCTTTGAGTTAATTCGTGCACATGGCGCAATGAAAATGGGGTTGATTGATTCATTAGAGCAAGCCAAAACGAGACAGCACACACCGAAAATTGCCTTTGTGGCTCCGGCGAAGCCGTATGTCGCATCAAGTGGCAAATCAATAGATACAAACGATATTGATGTGAACGTTCGCGCCCTATCTATGGGTAAATTACACCATGCGATGATGGGTACGGCTGCCGTTGCAATTGGCACCGCAGCCGCTATCCCAGGTACGTTAGTCAATATCGCCGCCGGTGGTGGCGATCGCCAAGCGGTAACGTTTGGTCACCCATCAGGGACGCTAAAGGTCGGCGCGAAAGCCAGCTGTATTGACGGACGTTGGCAAGTGGATAAAGCGATCATGAGCCGCAGTGCTCGGATCTTGATGGAAGGTTGGGTACGCGTACCAGGGGACAGCTTTTAACCGAACGTTTTCCACCTCAAATTAAAGCAGTAGGGTGAGCTTGTGGATTCAACAAATGCGCTGCCCACTCTCTGTACTGTTGTCTTCGCTCTGCCTTACACCAGCGTATTTAACAGCGTCTTTGGATTACTTATTGCGATGGTTAATCTTCTAGTTCTACCTCGTCAGCATTGCCATCTGCCGGTTGTTCATCTTTGACTTGTATCACTTGGCCTGCTTGAAGGTTGTCAAAAAACACCTGTTGGCTTATCTCTTGGTCATTGCGATCTTCAAACGATGCCGATGCCGTGGTAAAGGTAATACCAAGAACCGTGACGTTATCGGGGGCTGTGAATGACTCGACCGGTGCTTGAATGACATTGTCGTCGAGTTCGTCTAAGCGCAGTTCACTAGCGTACAAGGTGTTATTATTGCGGCGCGCTTTAATTTGCACATAATCGCCGTTTTGCAATTGACTTAAGGTCAACACAGCGTCACTGTCGCGATCGTCCTTAAAGCGAGTGCGTTTATCTGTCATCACGGTGATCTCACCCGTGATAAAGTCGAGGGTAACCGAGTCGCTGTCGATATTGCTAATAGTAGCAGCCACTTCGATATCACTTTGGTAGCTTTCTACTTCATTGGCAATCAGTACCCCGTCAACAAGCTCGCCACTGGCCTCTATTCGCAGCCCATCAGTTAGTACCAAGTTGTTTGGCTGACGCTGTGCCTGCGCGGCGTTTACAAGGATTCCTTGTAGTGAAAACGACTGGTCACTCGCATAATTGCTGATAATGCCTTCAACGGAAAAGCTCTCCATGTTTTCAAATTCGAGCGACTCAACTTCAACCTCGGTAGCAACGATTTTATCACCATCGTATAGGCCTTTGACTTCAACGGCGACGCCATTACTGACAACTTCACCAACCACACCCGATAAGTCCGCGTTGGTGTAATCAACGCTGATCCCCGCTAAGGTAAAGAGTTCTTCGTCAAGATTTTCAACCACGCCTTTGAGTTCAACCTCGATGCCGCTCGTTGCTGTGTTGGTTTTTTTCTCAATTCGAGTTGCCACAATCGTGTTGTTATCGTAAAAACCGCTGACTTCGACGAGGTCGTCGATCGCCAAAGTGTCGTAACTAATGCCATCAAATACTGTGGAAATGGCGTCAGCAACAACGGTCACATTTAAAATAGTCAATAGTTTTTGCCGACCATCGTCTGCTTCATTGATACTGGCAATCGGTCCTTGTACGTCGTCGTCGTAAATAACTTGCTCGGCGTTGGCGACACTGCTGTCATCGCCTTGGGTAGCGCGTACGGTGACCATCATGCCAAGCTTGAGTGCATCATCGCTGGCATTGAAACCATCAACATCGATTGATGCACTACTCACGTCAAAGCGAATACCGTTGACGTAAATACTGCCAAAGCCACTAATTGCTCCGGTAACAACGATATCGGTTTCTGTCGGCGGCGTTGGAGTTGGCGTGGGCGTTGAAGAGCCTGAACTCGACCCTCCACCACAACTGAACAACATTAATATCGATAGGGATAACAACGATTTGGCAAATCCAGATTGCATACACAAGCCCTCAATTCATCTACTTATTTTGCTTATAATCTTGAGTGTAGTTGAGTGGTAAATATTATGCGAAAACCGAGCTATGATATTTTTTGCTGACTCAAACGCGTTAACCCAATCGTCGAAAATGCCGCTTTTGTATCGCGTGTTATCCAATCTGATTGCTATCAGCGCTGAATTTTCCCCTGTTACTGTTAGCGTATCCCCGATCTAGCCCAACACTGAGAAAGTACAGCAACTAATTGATTTATCGATTATTAGTTGTTCTTTGGTGGAGTGAGGGGGTTAGGCGAATAGGCGAAGGTTTGCTATGCTTGGCATAATCGATGACAGTCCGTCACTTTAACTGGCGTTGATCAAGTCCGATCGTTTGTTGCAGAGCAGCACCGCAGTCGGTGAGCAGGTAAAATGCGACGAGCGTCCTAGTTAAATTGGTCGCGTGGTTAAAGTGGTCGTTAGGTTTAGATGGGAGAGAGTCGCGCACAGAGAAAAATGGCTAAGTGAATATAACAACAATTCGATGGAGCAAAAACATGAAAGCGTTACCAGTAAA harbors:
- a CDS encoding DUF5666 domain-containing protein; the encoded protein is MQSGFAKSLLSLSILMLFSCGGGSSSGSSTPTPTPTPPTETDIVVTGAISGFGSIYVNGIRFDVSSASIDVDGFNASDDALKLGMMVTVRATQGDDSSVANAEQVIYDDDVQGPIASINEADDGRQKLLTILNVTVVADAISTVFDGISYDTLAIDDLVEVSGFYDNNTIVATRIEKKTNTATSGIEVELKGVVENLDEELFTLAGISVDYTNADLSGVVGEVVSNGVAVEVKGLYDGDKIVATEVEVESLEFENMESFSVEGIISNYASDQSFSLQGILVNAAQAQRQPNNLVLTDGLRIEASGELVDGVLIANEVESYQSDIEVAATISNIDSDSVTLDFITGEITVMTDKRTRFKDDRDSDAVLTLSQLQNGDYVQIKARRNNNTLYASELRLDELDDNVIQAPVESFTAPDNVTVLGITFTTASASFEDRNDQEISQQVFFDNLQAGQVIQVKDEQPADGNADEVELED
- the acnD gene encoding Fe/S-dependent 2-methylisocitrate dehydratase AcnD, whose amino-acid sequence is MNYQFRKPLPNANIDFFDTREAVEALKPGSYDTLPYTSKVLAEQLVRKCDPSTLNDSLLQLIERKRDLDFPWYPARVVCHDILGQTALVDLAGLRDAIAEKGGDPAKVNPVVPTQLIVDHSLAVEAPGFDPEAFDKNRVIEDRRNEDRFHFIEWTKTAFENVDVIPAGNGIMHQINLEKMSPVIQSRDGVAFPDTCVGTDSHTPHVDALGVIAIGVGGLEAETVMLGRPSMMRLPDIVGVKLIGKRQPGITATDIVLAITEFLRKERVVSSYLEFFGDGARQLTIGDRATISNMTPEFGASAGMFYIDEQTIDYLKLTGRDPEQVALVENYAKHTGLWADCMTEASYERVLEFDLSSVVRNMAGPSNPHRRLPTSALAEREIAGQWQQPDLENWQGNMPDGACIIAAITSCTNTSNPRNVIAAALLAKRANELGLVRKPWVKTSFAPGSKVIKLYLEEAGLLSELEQLGFGIVGYACTTCNGMSGALDPQIQQEVIERDLYSTAVLSGNRNFDGRIHPYAKQAFLASPPLVVAYAIAGTVRFDIEQDVLGQDGEGNDIRLKDLWPSDEEIDAIVKAAVKPEQFKKIYQPMFEIRNVDNAESPLYDWREMSTYIRRPPYWQGALASERTMKGMRPLAVLGDNITTDHLSPSNAILASSAAGEYLAKMGLPEEDFNSYATHRGDHLTAQRATFANPKLLNEMVRNEQGEVIQGSLARIEPEGTQSRMWEAIETYMQRKQPLCIIAGADYGQGSSRDWAAKGVRLAGVETIVAEGFERIHRTNLVGMGVLPLEFNAGDTRHTYRIDGSETFDVIGTPAPGAMMTVLMTRKNGEVVEIGVKCRLDTAEEVSVYNAGGVLQKFAQDFLESNA
- the prpF gene encoding 2-methylaconitate cis-trans isomerase PrpF, producing MAHIPQVKIPATYMRGGTSKGVFFNVSDLPERCQVAGEARDKLLLRVIGSPDPYGKQTDGMGGATSSTSKTVILSKTEKEDHDVDYLFGQVAIDKAFVDWSGNCGNLTAAVGSFAIYSGLVDRDRVPDNGVATVRIWQANIEKTIIAKVPMINGEVQETGDFELDGVTFPAAEVPVEFIAPVDPSEAMFPTGNLVDELHVPGVATLNATMINAGIPTIFLNADELGYTGTELQDDINSSSEILERFELIRAHGAMKMGLIDSLEQAKTRQHTPKIAFVAPAKPYVASSGKSIDTNDIDVNVRALSMGKLHHAMMGTAAVAIGTAAAIPGTLVNIAAGGGDRQAVTFGHPSGTLKVGAKASCIDGRWQVDKAIMSRSARILMEGWVRVPGDSF